Part of the Vigna angularis cultivar LongXiaoDou No.4 chromosome 1, ASM1680809v1, whole genome shotgun sequence genome, ttatataatccaataggctttattaattattaataattaataactaataatatacTAGTACAATGTCTTGCATATATAATCATTTCCAAACTTGTGTgcataaatatattgttattacaCATGTAATATTAAACAATCTGTTTTAAATCAAGTTTTACCTGTTTAAATTGGAATGTGAAATCtctttgataattaaaataagactTTATTAGGTTTTAAGACTCtagtaaatttaaatattttaaactgaACCTTTATTGATTTTTGTAGTGGAttgagtttttaaaaatttaacactttttattaattaaatgatttgGCTGTTTGGTTTCGGTCACTCTACCTACTTTTTATTATATGGATTTTATGGTTGTATAGTAATAAGTAgatgatataattttataattttatattattataattttttaatttcatccttttaaaattgtatgattctAACTTATAAAAtcctaaaactaaaaaattatacttgTATCACATATAATTCCCCAAACTACTACATCTTTTTTAACATTCCTAAACATCGtgattataactatttttttaaagagaattttaactatttttttaaaattttatctagTAAATAAAATGCTTTAGAGAGAATGAATGAGAGGCCGAGGTTGTGATGACAGTATTCAAGTCTAaaattatttgagttttttaagaatttaaaatggATTCTGTTTATTTTGTCTAGAAAGAATATAGTTGATTTTGTTTGTATCAATCTTGAACACAAATCACGAGAACAATAAAAGAGAAGTTTAAAATAGGATATTATTACTGGCACACCTATATTTGGAGTTGGAAATGAAAGTATCAATTCAGGAACCATAACAAGAGGTGAGGTCAGGGAGCGGGTTTTCTTCTTCCACCCTTTTAATTTCTCTCCTCAAGCTGTCAGGTTTTCTATCAATTCATCCCTTTCCTCCCTACTGCTGTttatcatataaattttttctgttcTGCCTCTTTTGTTGTCCCTTCTACCAACAGATACCGATCAACTGCTTGTAAAACAGTAACAGctatttttcttgaattgttTTATGCTAGTATGTGCAATTCTGATTAATCATCTCTAAGATTGGCTATTGCTCTCATCATATATCTTTGCACCATTTCGATTCTGTTTAGGGTTTATTTGTTCCACACCCGTGGGTTTGACACTATTATTTGCATTTGAAGCTATTGTTTGCCCTCGTTTGTCCATGCCCAAGATCGGAAGATTTGGATTCCTCTAATCTCATGTTATGCtttataatatgttttcatTAAAACGAAATGGAGGCAAACTAACAATTTATTTTCAGTATTCAACATTTACTCCTGtgtttagggtttttaaatTCATAGAAGGATAGCATTTAGATTTACTTCGAGACTGAACtacttttttcttgtaatttttctgacaaaaagttatattatacTGGAAAACTGTggattattaattttgtttttctatttagtacttgtttttcatgaatttgaaaACCAGAAGCTAGAGTTCTCCTATTCAGTATCTCATGTGCTTTGAAGAATGCCTGTTAGACTTATCGGGGTTGATAAAGAAGACAGAGATCAGACAGATGAGAACATGACGTCTATCTAGtgttttaatactttatttgtGATGGATGAGACTGAAGTGGAGAATCCTGTATTCATGGAAATTAAATCTGAGGATAACAAAATTGAATTCCATAGAAATGAAAATCAAGGTTTTGCATCTGATAAAGGAGAAGGTAGCAGCGTAGTTTTCTCAAGAGAAGCGCCACTTATGAGGAAAGAATCAAGAATGTCCACTTCTTATTGTTGCAATGCCAAGAAGCTCAAATCCAGGGCTGTTTCAATAGACTGTGAGCTGGGAAGTAATGAGAAAATTGGGTTGGAGAAGAAACTATGTAGACAAGACAGGATTGAGTTGGGTCGGTTGTTTCAGGGTGCAGTGAGTTCCCATGATTGGGAGCTTGCAGAAAGTTTGATTTTGGTTGCTGATCCCCAGACGCTCAATGATGCCTTGTGTATCACGCTGGATTCCATCTGGTTCTTGAGCTCAGAGCTAGAGCTTAATGGGATAATGGGATTTATCAAGAAGATCATTGCTAATGGTGCTTATGACTTCACAAGAGCTGCTCTAAGGACTTCATTCCTTGCTTCATGTGTCTCTGCTTGCCAGAGTAGAACAATGAGTCTGGCTGATACAGTTGCTGTAATGGCCCAAAGGTATGACTTGCCCACATCTGttgtacttttttattattttttgtgtaaGGGGAAAAAATTCAGTCATCAATGAAGTATTAGATTCGGAAGAgtgttatttttgtttggaGAAGGGTGGTGATGTTGAGAGAATGTGTCTTTTTAGAGCAAAACGTAAAATCCTAAATATTGGTTTTAAATTAATGGTATTTGAAATTCGTGCATGAACTCTGCTTTTTGCTAGGTTGCATGAGCGTCTCCAGGAATGTAATGGAGATGAAGTATTGAAGGCAGAAGCTGGCGCTAAGGTTCAAAAGTTTACTGAATGGGCTTTGAAGTGTATAGGCATCCATTCGCGACTGCAGGATGATACGGAAAATGTGATACACAGTTCAGCTGTTGAAATCCAGCTTCGGTTATCTGCCTTTAAGACATTCCTTGATCTTGCTGGCAACCGCCTTACAGGGAAGGACTTCAGTGAGGCCTTTGATGCGGCTTGTTTTCCTCTTACTCTTTTCTCAAGCTCATTTGATCCAGGCTGGGCATTTGGCTTGTCAGCTACAGTGATCCAAGGGCTGCTGGGCATGCTAGTGGAGGGTGGTGCAGACAATGTCAATCAGTGTTTCCTGGAGGCTTCACGTTTTGGTAGTACAGAACTTGTGCGCATACTATTGCAGGTGATGTGTCTAcgatctttttctttctcaatctACGAATTAATGCTTCTCCAGCATGTTTAGTGGGTGTTGGCCAACTTTTGTTATGATAGTTAGAAGAAGAACTTTTTCCATGGTGGCTGAAGGCATACTTATAGTTATGATGCATTTAGTGTCATATCAAAGGATCATGTAGATACGATGTTGGTTTTAACATTGGTGTTATTTTATAACTTGGTAGCATCTCTATAGCATATTTTGGAAGAATATGGGGGCAAGAGGTTTATTCATTACCATTTCctcttgtgtgtgtgtgtgtagtAGTGAACTGctgtttttatattatagtcTGCTGAAATTTGTTGGTTCATGTTTGTATGCCATGCTGGAAATCAATCTATGCAGATTGCACAAAGAAACAGCTTGGATGTTGATGTTGACTTGGCACTGGGTTTTGCCTCCCATTATGGCAAGATAGGAACTATGGAGTGCTTGGTGGAAGAGGGAAATGCTATAGCCTTTTTAGGCCCTTTGATGCGAGCTGCTGAGAGGGGTTGCATGCAAGTTGTTGAGTGGTTTGTGCAGAGGGGTTGCCGCGACATGGAGCTCTGTCTTGCCCTTACAGCAGCCACTTCTAGCTGCCAAGTTCACATTGCAGCTTATCTTCTGCCGCACGTACCTCAGCAGGTCCTTGCAGCACTTAGTGTTGAAATTCTAAAGGCTGCTGGTGAGCGGAGTGGTGGATCTCTCGATGGTGTAGCATTTCTCCTTCAATCTGACTTCTTAGGTGATCCTGCAGCTACTTATGCCGTTGCAGATATTATTGCTAAATCAGAGGATGAGGCTGTTGCACCTGAGCTGAAGACTTTTCTTAAGGAGCATTGGTCAGAAGGAGCTTATAAGGAGGGATTAAGGTTAGGGCAAGAACATCACATGAACCTTGCGAGAATCATTAAATGGGGCGAGTCTCCTATTTGCTTGAGAGATCTTCCTGCCCCCTTGACGGTGGCAATTGCTTACCTCCCACTTTATAGAGAGTGTGTCAAGGCAGGTGGCTGTTTGTATTCACAACGGCTTAGGGGACAACTGGTTGAAGCCGCTAGAAGGCTGGGGAATAGAGTTTTGGATGAAGTGACCCATGGTAGAGAGCTAGTGGTCGTTTTGGAACAGCATCTTCCTCACTTTTTGCTCCATCCCACCAGCATTGCTTAGCTATATTCGGTTGTCAATACTctgaattttttatttccttttgaCACCCATCTTTATTACGTAATGAATGGCACCATTGATAATTTTTATCTGGGAAATAGCTTTAAATGTAGTATCATCCCTCTTTATAGCTCAGTATCTTAAATGTGCATATTTTTTGTCTAAAGGATAAACCATTGTTTCTTGAAGAAtgggaagaaaaacaaaaccaagTTTGAAGTATTGGTAGG contains:
- the LOC108347857 gene encoding ankyrin repeat protein SKIP35 — its product is MDETEVENPVFMEIKSEDNKIEFHRNENQGFASDKGEGSSVVFSREAPLMRKESRMSTSYCCNAKKLKSRAVSIDCELGSNEKIGLEKKLCRQDRIELGRLFQGAVSSHDWELAESLILVADPQTLNDALCITLDSIWFLSSELELNGIMGFIKKIIANGAYDFTRAALRTSFLASCVSACQSRTMSLADTVAVMAQRLHERLQECNGDEVLKAEAGAKVQKFTEWALKCIGIHSRLQDDTENVIHSSAVEIQLRLSAFKTFLDLAGNRLTGKDFSEAFDAACFPLTLFSSSFDPGWAFGLSATVIQGLLGMLVEGGADNVNQCFLEASRFGSTELVRILLQIAQRNSLDVDVDLALGFASHYGKIGTMECLVEEGNAIAFLGPLMRAAERGCMQVVEWFVQRGCRDMELCLALTAATSSCQVHIAAYLLPHVPQQVLAALSVEILKAAGERSGGSLDGVAFLLQSDFLGDPAATYAVADIIAKSEDEAVAPELKTFLKEHWSEGAYKEGLRLGQEHHMNLARIIKWGESPICLRDLPAPLTVAIAYLPLYRECVKAGGCLYSQRLRGQLVEAARRLGNRVLDEVTHGRELVVVLEQHLPHFLLHPTSIA